In the Haemorhous mexicanus isolate bHaeMex1 chromosome 16, bHaeMex1.pri, whole genome shotgun sequence genome, GCAGGACATTCCGTctgcgccgctgccccgcaatgggcggccgtgcccagggctctgggcctggccccgcGTGCGCTGAGCTCCCGACACTGCGggagctccccgggctgggctcagcttcccgctgggactgggcagcaggctgggctccagctgggatcagcagcagctggaaatacctctgcgcatctccacttgctgctgctgctgctgctcagaaggagaaacaatgaagtgagtcgagaagttctggtttctctttctcctggtggattttttcatttgatttgacaCTTGAGAGGCAATTTCTGTGATGGCCTCTATcagatgattttatttcagcagcagcagcaacagggccgtgtttgagcactgcaaatgtggtctgtgtggctttaATTCTCCTTGACTTAGTGCTCAGGGACTTTAGGGGATTTCAAGATCTGCtaatcatgatgcctgtgaccaAAAGCCTGAGTTCACCTATTGCCGGCCGGGGGTCTATGTACAAAATCACAAAGAGGACGGGACTGCTGAGGAATGTGTCTtgaggtgtttattttccagcatcagtctcattacatggttatgacaatgggaagatgccggCAGTTTGTCTCCtcggcagcagacaaagaactcaatgttacaacttactttaaaagttttttgaccaatcacacaaagcagaagcatattgacagtagttctatccaaccattataagcacacgtaccttcgGTTAAAACAATACCTGATTATTtcgaatacaatacctgcttctAAGCCTTAAAACAAAATGCTCAGAGCTCATTTATTAAGCTCAGTACTTCCTAATATCaggctagatatacttttctgcagcttagggagtttttctaaccaagcgttaatacacaaactattgttctatttgtccatactttcccacttcttatttaacttttctgctgccctatctcatggttacagctcagctctaatcacagttctgctgtctctgaagcctgcctttttcagctttcccaaaatcctctgattTTAAGAATTCCCACATTCACCATCACGAAAAAAGCACTCTGGGTAGCACTGATCAAAAAAGGCgattgcagttttacagataaatttcaagcggcaagagcagccatgatctccaattgccaaggcaaaggcagcagcagcctcctgctgtcacctcagggtgagtaaagcagtgctgaaaacagcgctggaacccgatcctttctttctctgagggctgggtcagggcagcacaggcgggCCCTGcgcagtcagggctgggtgtgggtgattgctgctctactccagagctgagctggaaaaagccctcgggagccgaggcaggagcaggcgggaaggggccggcgctgctgctgctcctggccgggagccccggctgggccgggccggcgccccctgcgctgcggctgctgctgctgccagagccgggcgggactcggggacagggaacggacacggggggacagcaaaggcctggcggctgcagggatggtggcgctcgggccagcgccagcacagagcttcagcccgCAATGAACCCCGAGGGAAacgctggggaaaggctccatttcagcctttcttcactcgtggctgtgaagggactgaaataaaaggagaacaagcagggcctgaccccttctcctttgggaggagccccaggcctggggctgtgaggggccgtgagggggagaagggtctctgagaggctgtgggaggcctggcacctcatggaaccaagggtcgggtatgacactgcagaaccaaggtgattcctgctgacagttcagaacctcatggaaccaaggggcaattctggacagcagggccatggaaccaaggagtccATTGGGACattacagaacctcatggaatcaaggtgTCCATCTCACTCTActgaacctcatggaacaaagggtcccttgtgacactgtggagccaaggacactgctgttggCTGTACGAAAGCTTGtggaaccaaaagtccattgtgacattctggggcctcgtggaaccatggagaccattatgacacttcaggactcactggaaccaaggggccatttaaCCTAAGGGTCATTGTAGCACggcggggcctcatggaatcaaggggatCTTAGTGGGGCTCCGTGAGACCACCGAGAGATTCTGactctgtggaaccaaggagaccattgtggcactaCAGGGTGCGGTGGAACTAAGAACTCATGTGACGGAGGAGCCCAATGGAATCAAGGGGCCTTTCCCCATTTCAGGGTTTCATGGAGCCAAGGtgtccttgtgacactgtggggcatcATGGAGTCCtggagaccattctggcactttgaggccttgttgaatcaaggggctctgcagggccttgtggaaccaaggagctctttgtgacactgcagggactcatggaagcaatgagaccattctggcactctgagtctccatggcaccaaggggccagtgtgacactatgggtcctcatggaagcaaggggccagtgtgacattatgggtccccatggaagcaaggggccagtgtgacactgcagagccaaggagACCACTGTGGTATCGCTGGGCCTTCTGGAAACAAcgttctgctgcagggcccccagGGTCCAAGAACATGGAACAAGTCTTGCTGGCTTAGCCTGGCTGGTCcggctgaccttggcatgttgaGGGTTGCTATTCATCTGGCCCTGAAGCCATGGAGctccatgttttccttcctctgggaaagaactctccttctcctccaggggtTCATAGCTGAAATTGGGATTCTACCTCCATATTTGATTATATCAAAGCATTGTTCCTATATGAAATCTGCCAGAACAGACAGCTCTAGATGGCCTTGGCATCTGGGGGGGCAACCTCTCATCTGCCGTCAAaacactgggggggctgtgcttttctttccatggaaagaaacatctcTCATGTGCAGGCATCCATAGCCAAAACTGggaatctgcctccaaaattcCTTATATCCAAGAGAGCTCCCAgataaaagctgccaggactgtcTAGGTTCCCTTGGATTCCTGAAGACCAGCTCTCATCTGcctgtgaaacactggggctctgccctttccttcctgtgcagaagagctgtcattctgCTCCAGGCACCCATGGCTATAGAAATACACTGCTACATATGGCTGAAATGGAATTGcacctccaaaactccccaaatatGCAAGggttgctttcagacaaaagctgcaaggacagacaggtctggcttaCCTTGGCCTCCAGTGcctgcctctcatctgccttcaaaaccctggggctctgtggtttccttcctgtAGGAAAGAACCGTCCTTCTTGTCCAGGCGCCCATGTTCTCAAGCACATGAGCACTGTATagggacagaggagctctgtgctcagtggggtgcagactgaggacagaaggggagagccctgggagggactgaAGGGTGGATTCAGAGATGGTGGATCCTTTTGACATAGTAGAGtacagccagagaaagaaagtgTTAATGCAAAGGGCAGCTTGGGAGGcccagactgggaaaaaagaacaaggaatttccctgccagggcagggctgtggtgcaacacatccctcagaaggagcctgggtcagcccaaggctttgtgtgggcaggcagaggcaggcaggaggcagagctgtcagcaaaggaaggggccagccaggtggggcagccgggggatgagcacagcctgcagggacagaggcgcagggctgggacaccgtagcacagcctgggctgcacagggcacaggcatgggcagcagctgccaggccctgacagaggcaacttgggcagcactttggccatggctgctgggcctgggcctgagccaggagcaggagacaagtgacccttgcaggcctgggggCTCAcggcctccttgtccctgctcagcagcctggcaggggccgccccatgctcctgcccttggcactgcacatccccacatgccagtgcccatcccgggaagagccctgagcaaggagggagggacaggatctgcctggccaggggctggggctcaggccttggccctttgcattcctgaaacacatccagaTTTGCTCAGCCCCAAAGACACCTTTGCcttgtttttccccagctgtcatcactgcctccagtgttctgctctaactggaacctggggacactttctcagtcttgtccctcagtgggacccattaaaacttGAAGAAACGTTGGAGATTGATTGTGACTTTGAATTCTTGAGAGATTTCTTCAACTCCCTCTCAGGGAGtgatgttcagggcctgagcaccCAACCCACAAGagaagtccttgtgctgtgtctgttctgctgagctgggctgggctcctggaacAGAAGGAACTCCTGGCAAtcaagaagagcttcaaaataACATAtctcctcaggagcagctcctctcccaacccagcagggctgagggcactgcctgcggccaccccgggcacagcacagagacagagatattttcaatcagtcagggctgtgAAGATGCTGAGAAGTGACTGGGGGagaatcactgccagcccttggcacaggaacctctggctgcaggacaaggcagctgcagctcctggagccatctcctaaagctggaacatcccaaCGCCTCCAGACGCTGTGAGTATATTCTCTGATTgtctcttgtgcagagcagccaggggtgcccagggctgtcctgcagagcagggtcctgcagcccagggcactttgctggggcagggactctgctgcctgccagggacagctctcagccagccctggcagctgctctaaGCACTGTGGGACCAGATctgggtgggaggagacagCTGGTAAGGCTTGGAAGAGTTTCTGTTGTGTGGTGAGGATGCTACATTGTTAAGGGATGCTCCCAGCATGACACTGATCTCCAGGGTATTTCCTAGTAGATTAAATGATAAGCACAGCAAGGCAGGGtctgcataaaacaaaaaaatcctgctttattaATCCATTTCTCTGGGATGCCTGGATAGAAAAATGCACTTAGATATTCCTGTCTCACTttagacagagaaaaattattaaaaaaaaaaaaaattctctgagatCTGAATAtaccaggcagtgccagaaatcagcacagggTTCCTTAGGGCAGCATCAGCATCgcttttccagtccttttcaGGATTGCTCTGACATTcccatcagagcctgcagagccagagctgcccttgggcagtgccagagctgggaggggtctgcagggcagagctgagcccccagggctgagctgcgctcaggcagcactgacatggcccagtcctgggcacagggagcagctgctggcagggacagctccaggtagcagagccctgggcaggcagtggagggaaagtgcccccaggctgtgctgggatatttGAAATTCTCCACAAACTGAAGTATTGCATGATTACTTATTCTACAGACCCCCATGCCAAGACAGagcaaatgtccaacagcagctccatcagccacttcctcctgctggcattggcagacacgcggcagctgcagctcctgcacttctgcctcttgctgggcatctccctggctgccctcctgggcaacggcctcatcatcagcgccgtagcctgcggccaccacctgcacacgcccatgttcttcttcctgctcaacctggccctcactgacctgggctccatctgcaccactatgcccaaagccatgcacaattccctctgggacaccaggaacaTCTCCTACAAAGGATGTTCTGCACAGCTATTTCtagttttcttcttccccacaGCAAAATTTTCCTTGCTCACAGTCATGAGCTAtgaccgctacgtgtccatctgcaaacccctgctctacgggaccctcctgggcagcagagcttgtgcccacatggcagcagctgcctgggccagtgcctttctcaatgctctgctgcacacagccaatacattttccctgcccctgtgccatggcaatgccctgggccagttcttctgtgaaatcccacacatcctcaagctctcctgctcacactccAAACTCAGGGAACATGGAATTATTGTAGTTGTTGCCTCTTTAGcctttggttgttttgtgttcatggtttactcctatgtgcagattttcagggctgtgctgaggatcctctctgagcagggatggcacaaagccttttccacctgcctccctcacctggctgtggtctccctgttcctcagcactggcacatttgctcacctgaagcctccctccatctcctccccatccctggatctggcagtgtcagttctgtactcggtggtgcctccagccctgaaccccctcatctacagcctgaggaaccaggagctcaaggctgcctTGAGGAAAATGATCACAGATGGTTTTCAGTAGCAATAAATAGTCATTCTCCTGCATAGCTGTTATGATGTTACAGATTTATGCTCGTTCTGTGCCATGCATTTTTTACTGCTGGCACAGTTGTTATACTTTTGAGAATTTGTTCACACCAAAATCTTTgattatacattttaaattcagtgtttgtttttccagtggcACCCAGTGACTGTATAAACCAGGAGCTGTACTTCTACTACTACATTGAAGAATTGTGTATTGCCATGTGTGCCTGACATCTTTCTTCCCTGGCTTTTCTGGAGCTGTAGAGTTGGTGcttctgggcagagctggaggagaaaatgaaacCCCAGTGCTCCTCACTGacagggagccccagggcttCTCCTCCATAATCTCCCCTTCCTTCACTGCCACACTCCCCTTCAGAACCCCTGTGCTGGTTTAGggcctcagggctctgccagctcagtccctgtcctgctgtgtgcctgtccagggactgcaggcagggacatgttgtgggcactgctgggacagagctgggctctgcagcagcatttccatcaTGCAAGGGCATCTCCCCAGTGCGGGGCCTGAAAGCTTCAATCTCCTTCCCAGTTACtctcagggatgtgcccagcacagtgccctggagaggaaaccagcagtgcccagcagaagTGTGGCAGTGATCAGGgtgggggctgtcccagcagtgcaaagccagcactgctACAGCAGTGGCCTCTCACCCCAGGTCACAGAGGTTCTTCTTCTCTCCATGGAGGGACATCAAGTGCCCGGGTCAGGAGTCTGTGTCTGCAGTGCACGGACACTCCACAGCCCTGAACatcctgtgtgtgtgaggggacaTAAACCCAGTGAGCACAAACTCCTTCAGCTGCCCCTGGACTTTCCAGAGAGTAACATCCCCTGGGAACCcctgagtgcagggctgggacgagctcctgagcacagagctccctgtgttCATCCCTCTGGCCGTGGGGCAcctcaggcagggcagagcagggcagggtgacaccCGCAGGGCTgaggtccctgccaggctctggcagtggcagcagagcccagggagcccctgcccgtgctgcaatgaactctgtgtgtgtgtgcaagggaaggactcgtgtccctgggcagccctggggctgggaggagggcatgagcccagctcaggggtgggcacctggcagagccctgacatTTCTGGCTGTGCCCATAAGAGAAGAGTTGGGCAGGGTGACTGTGGTTAAACCCCTCTGGCCATCAAGTGACAACCAAGTgtctctgtcactgtccctccttcatcagaaaacaggagaaaataaggTGAAAACATTGGGGGTCATCATAAAGAGAGATTAATACTGGAGGGACCAAAAAGCAAAGGCCAAatgcagaagcaaagaaaaccatGGGAAAACAAGAGTTCAGCACCTGTAGTGGTTGCTTTGGAAGACAAATGTATTAATACAGAAAATCCAGAGACCTTCTTGTCCCCCTCATTTCCTTGCTGATCTGGACATCACAGGGAATGGAAGAGCCCTTGGGTCAGTCCAGCcaagctgtcccatccctgcgcccccaggaacacctgcccacccccagcccattGGGGGAGCGGGTTGCAGAAAAGCCTCATGTGGGGcgagccctgctcagggacagccaaagccttgggctgggaccagccctgctgcagccacaagagccaagcacagcaggacaggggtgcTCTGGGCAAAGGGAACTCCATCCTAGCCACACCCAGGccaagggggctcagggggctcttcccacctctgctATTCCACAATTGAATGAATCTTTTCCTTGGAGAGCTCTTTGAAGAGACAATTGccagagaggcagaagcagagctatAAAATGCTCCagtacaaacacagcagctcctgtgaggaatgaaccctcccagggcagtgctgtggcaggagcagcacccagaaggAGGGGGATGAGCTCAGTGCATGTATGTGTGTCCCCAGACACAGAGGGTGAGCGTGGGCAgaggtcagggcagggctggcagtggcagggcagagccagggggcaGTGAGATCAGAGTGTGCAGCCtgaagggacacagcagcagctgtgggacagcgcaggacaagctgtgctggacatggccaagggccctggcagggcttgcagtgcccaggagaagccacatcttggtgccctgggcacagcagggtctgtgccaccaagggctgggaggagacaccttgtcctgaggcactggggcctcctggcacagccccagccaggctgggcactgtcagccccttgtcctgccctcagcatcccccctgccctacatcccagtggcctcagggatctgctggaaggagtccctggggagccttgctcaggaatggccctgggggctccttaatgctcccagggactttgggttttgcttttgcctgggagtctctgagaggtttgtgcaatcgtGGCCTCCGGTTCTCTTCTCTAAAGAGTCCAGAAAGAGCCTGTGTTGGTGATGGACCTCACTGGACTGACACtgaaactgcatgaaaaacagaagctccaaaaacaccttacagaatttaggcattactttattcttgCCAGGATGTCATTGCGGCCATCACATGCAATAGAAATTATTCCATCCACACGTGTCCGGGTTGCACAGTGAAAATCATTCCATCACACATTGTTCTTTACTACACTTCTCAcatatttatacagaaaaaacccaaagaaattaatgttcttTGCTCTTAAATTATCCAATTCTTAGTATTCCATCTGCTATTGCTGATTGATCCGTTCGCCTTTGATGTCAATTAAGTCCTCATTCTTTGATTCCCTTCTCAATCTTTTCCCAGACCAGGTGTCTCTGCACACTGGGGGTGATGTTCATTAATGTTCATTTACCTCCTGTTCATCTTCTGGCCACTCCCAATCTGTAGATGTTAAGCTCATCAGGCCTCACCCAGCCTTGGTGAACAGAGTCTTTTGAAGAGAAACTTCAATTCCCCTCTACCCGGGCAAACAAACCCCTGACTGAAGTTACGTtaaaagaaaccagaagttGTATCGTTTCTGAtaattccattaggttccatagTGTCACAGTGCTCTCCTTGGCTCCATGAAGCCACGCAGTGTCACATTGAACCTGGGTTCCACCAAGCCCTGTGGTGTCACCcttgacccttggttccatgaggccacacagtgtcacc is a window encoding:
- the LOC132334563 gene encoding olfactory receptor 14J1-like, which encodes MSNSSSISHFLLLALADTRQLQLLHFCLLLGISLAALLGNGLIISAVACGHHLHTPMFFFLLNLALTDLGSICTTMPKAMHNSLWDTRNISYKGCSAQLFLVFFFPTAKFSLLTVMSYDRYVSICKPLLYGTLLGSRACAHMAAAAWASAFLNALLHTANTFSLPLCHGNALGQFFCEIPHILKLSCSHSKLREHGIIVVVASLAFGCFVFMVYSYVQIFRAVLRILSEQGWHKAFSTCLPHLAVVSLFLSTGTFAHLKPPSISSPSLDLAVSVLYSVVPPALNPLIYSLRNQELKAALRKMITDGFQ